From Halanaeroarchaeum sulfurireducens, a single genomic window includes:
- the arcS gene encoding archaeosine synthase subunit alpha produces MTEYFEVLDRDGAARRGELRLEDPQRTPGLADDVVEDAGSAWIAERDRPAGDESVVTVLPNRAMPSGTPDRVQDAFATDYPDVEFPSAAVVSPRTAEDVGADVYVLSGAPGIVGHGAAFVDAIVEMKRAIPDDAALYLPGVATPANVATLVYAGVDLVDATGAIVEGTRGTYLTTEGEYDLDDLDELPCSCSACAVGIDSFDREACAEHNRNVLAAELARVRRRIRDGRLRDYVEGQARHVAWLTAAFRELDGEWTYLEERTPVYRDDLLLSASEDTLHRVEIQRYANRVTSRFERRLTDVPLLLVPCSAKKPYSDSQSHRQFQEAARYRAHVVSMTSPIGVVPQELELTYPAQHYDSVVTGRWSAGEIEMVADVLSAYLDRTDYPRIVAHLPEHGYRDVVERAVADRDLPVQYTVGDHPTTDESLSNLQAALEGERTIRVQERERATLAAVADHHLGAGAADALFSDVTMRGRYPKLQAISTDGEQLAALVPSYGTISLTLAGARRWAEGPVPTKTVRIDDFIPHGSVLAPGIVDADPAIREGDEVVVEGPSAFGVGRAAAHGRALAESTRGVAVDVRHVTER; encoded by the coding sequence ATGACCGAGTACTTCGAGGTTCTCGACCGGGACGGGGCCGCCCGGCGGGGGGAACTCAGACTCGAGGACCCCCAGCGGACGCCGGGGCTGGCCGACGACGTCGTCGAGGACGCCGGGAGCGCCTGGATCGCCGAGCGCGACCGGCCGGCGGGCGACGAGTCCGTCGTCACGGTGTTACCGAACCGGGCGATGCCGAGCGGGACGCCCGACCGGGTACAGGACGCCTTCGCGACCGACTATCCCGACGTCGAGTTTCCCAGCGCGGCGGTGGTTTCGCCCAGGACCGCAGAGGACGTCGGGGCCGACGTCTACGTCCTCTCCGGCGCGCCCGGTATCGTCGGCCACGGTGCCGCCTTCGTCGACGCCATCGTCGAGATGAAACGAGCCATTCCGGACGACGCGGCGCTCTACCTCCCGGGCGTGGCAACGCCCGCGAACGTCGCCACCCTCGTCTACGCCGGCGTGGATCTCGTCGATGCGACGGGGGCCATCGTCGAAGGGACGCGGGGAACCTACCTGACCACCGAGGGGGAGTACGACCTCGACGATCTCGACGAACTCCCGTGTTCGTGTTCTGCCTGCGCCGTCGGGATCGACTCGTTCGACCGGGAGGCCTGCGCCGAGCACAATCGGAACGTCCTCGCGGCCGAACTCGCCCGCGTCCGTCGGCGAATCCGCGACGGCCGACTTCGGGATTACGTCGAAGGACAGGCCCGCCACGTCGCGTGGCTCACGGCGGCGTTCCGTGAACTGGACGGGGAGTGGACCTACCTGGAGGAGCGAACGCCGGTGTATCGCGACGACCTGTTGCTCTCGGCGAGCGAGGACACCCTCCACCGGGTCGAAATACAGCGGTACGCCAACCGGGTGACGAGTCGGTTCGAGCGCCGGCTGACCGACGTGCCGCTCCTGTTGGTCCCGTGTTCGGCGAAGAAACCGTACAGTGATTCACAGAGCCATCGCCAGTTCCAGGAGGCCGCGCGCTACCGTGCCCACGTGGTTTCCATGACCTCGCCCATCGGCGTGGTCCCCCAGGAACTCGAGTTGACGTACCCGGCCCAGCACTACGACTCGGTCGTCACGGGCCGGTGGAGTGCCGGCGAGATCGAGATGGTCGCAGATGTCCTGTCGGCCTACCTCGACCGCACGGACTACCCCCGCATCGTTGCCCACCTCCCCGAGCACGGCTATCGTGACGTCGTCGAGCGGGCGGTCGCGGACCGGGACCTGCCAGTTCAGTACACGGTCGGGGATCATCCGACGACCGACGAGTCACTGTCGAACCTTCAGGCGGCTCTGGAGGGCGAACGAACCATCCGCGTGCAGGAACGCGAGCGGGCCACACTCGCGGCCGTGGCGGACCATCACCTCGGCGCCGGCGCGGCCGACGCGCTCTTCTCGGACGTTACAATGCGAGGCCGCTATCCCAAACTCCAGGCGATCTCGACGGACGGCGAGCAACTGGCCGCGCTCGTCCCGTCGTACGGCACGATCTCGTTGACGCTTGCCGGGGCCCGCCGCTGGGCCGAGGGACCCGTCCCGACGAAGACCGTTCGGATCGACGACTTCATCCCCCACGGAAGCGTCCTCGCCCCCGGGATCGTCGATGCGGACCCGGCCATCCGCGAGGGAGACGAGGTCGTCGTCGAAGGGCCGTCCGCCTTCGGCGTTGGGCGAGCCGCAGCCCACGGTCGGGCGCTGGCCGAGAGCACACGTGGGGTGGCCGTCGACGTCCGGCACGTCACCGAGCGGTGA